The following is a genomic window from Mya arenaria isolate MELC-2E11 chromosome 4, ASM2691426v1.
GATTAAGTAAAAAAACCCAGTTAAGTTCACTAACGTGTATATTTTGCgaaaacattatcattttttttttcagtttaaatattttccttCTCTAATAAAGTCCATACTCAAAACGAGAATCCTTTAAAAGCTTTGCCAACATTTCATTGAACGGCTTGTAAAACTGATAAAGAAGAGTGCGTGTTGAAAGCCACATATCTCCTATGGAAACGTCTGCTTGCCGACGCCGATTACTATGTCCGCCACGAGAAACCGATTCTAAATCTGCCTTTGACATTGGATCTTAAACAAACAATCGACACATAACTTAGTAATATTAAGAAAGACAAACGAGAGATGCTTTCCTTGGGAGGGAAAAtctgtaacaaaacaaaaacaaagaaaaacatatcagtattaaaatacaaatctaTGTTTGAACACTATTTGGATTTTACAAAATTTGGAGACGGCATTCAAATACATTCACCttaaggggctagacaccagatggtccaaaattGGCAATatattatttccacaaaacaagcctagattTGTCAATACGAGGTTGAATGAAGCcgataatatataattttacatgattcaTATAACATTCTGTCGCTGTCCCATCTAACCAATTagatttaaagggactcgctaatgtttttggaccaaaaaaatagtttttccgatattgcatctgaaaacacttattttatcattgttttactcTATTATATATCgaaattacagaaaatatacagttatagcataacaatgtattttggttttagtggggttcgaactcAAGACGgtaaagtcaatatttatttagaaaacagCCGACTAATCCACACCGCCAGCGGGACTTTAACAACAGTTGcagatatgttgacctgttaaggatacattgataacattacgtaataatgtcaatcaaccaatcagcAACACCATAGCCGTAATCGATTTTCAATCGTCttcaaaaacgatatttgagcaaatatcaacatttgctgaaaggtTCCAGCTttaggtatttttgttttaacactccttatgatatGCCagactttatttcgtaattaaaaaagtgaattttgcaaaccatgagcgagtcactttaaactAAATTGTAAGGCAATGTATGAATGTCATATACATGAAACGCTAGAAATGGCATTTTTCCCGATCTGTGTTGCATGTTTACATTGAAATAGACAGGAAAATTATTAGTGTAAAATCTAAAATAAGAACATAATAACTGCATACATTCATCTGTACGTATTGAGGTATACTTTTATAGCGCTCAAACAGGCAATAAGGTAAATAAAGCCATTCATCATTAAGATACAAACCAATGTTAGTGCGTTTCgagattatttctatgtttaatttatattggttaaccaatgtatttttttgcatggataacaattttgaataacACCATAATGACGCTTCTATTATGAAGTTATATATGAAGGAaagttatgaaataataaatttactatttatatatCAGCTGTATATACTCGTTTCTTTAATGCCACCTGCCATTATGAAAATCTCTCGAcgaaaacgtttaaaaatagtTCGTAACTTAAATGAAACTTTTCCAGGAGCAattgtttgtattaatgatggatggcttaccttaaaatatatttttttgatatttgtcaCTGTAGCAATATAAAATGCGTTCaagtataataatgatataatctTATTATAGATCAAATTAAGACCATACTTACGAAGTCCAAGAAATGCATATGTTGTATTAAGAGCATGTTCCCTATCATCAGACATGTCCTCGAGTCTGTGCACGAGAATCTGATCACGTGGAAAAACAGACAAGTAGTCCGCGAGAAAAACGCTGTACAGCCCGCGACGAAGGTGCatcttgtaaaataataaacatgtttcataTCAGTGATCAGGTTAAAAAGACAATTAAAAGGTAAATTATTGTGAGCGTCAAAACAAAAGGcaaatgttatttttggtaCTTCTTTAAATAGCACTTTACATTTCAGTtagtttattaatttgaatatacatcgatatataaatacttaaagaTATAATTAATTTGGATTAAAACACAGAACTTGTAAATACCGTGGATCTACTTGCTCTACTGTGTGGGCAGTATGGTATTAATCTTAAAATCGTTAGTATACGTACAATTTTCTCGGGTTTGCGTATGCAGTTGTCAGCTGCCATGTGTCTTTGTGTATTATTTATCTGTTAAGGAAAATATATTCTAGTACAACAATGACTTTCTGAGTATGGTATATGTGGATATAATGAGCATAGATCAAATACAGAACGAATAGCCATTGCACATACCCGTCTAATGTCTTCGGGTTAAAGCAaactgtataaaataaagaagatGACAACCTTAATTAAACTGAAAAATGTTAATCAAGTGTATTCATTAGTGAAATAATGTTGGAAATTGTCTTGATTTATCTCTTGCAAGAGTCGGTCGTCTACAGTAGTTATTAGTCATAACCTCTCGAGCTTATactatcaataaaaatatcgtAATTGGCGTACATCAACAGTTCTATCTtaacaagtaaaatattaaaacgccCCATATACAGTAAGCCAGCTTTAGcctgcaaaaaaatatttttgtaaaaataataaagatttaaaaaacaaaatagctGAAAGCCAAGACAATAAAAGGGTAATGAAGCAAACATAACATCTTAATTTCTGACTTGTTTTTCTAACTTTCCAACTGTATATTGAGCTTAATTGCATTCTTAATCTAATTCGTCATTTAAACAACTAGTTACCATCGCGAACAATCTAGGGACCAGGCTACTTGGCAGTTCAGTTCAGTTCAGTTCATTTTAAACGTAATGCCGGCTTGTAATAAtctgtaaacttgtttaatctCATGTTGGTACTTCAGGAGTATTCCATATATTCAGAAACTTCAGATCCTTTCATCgcatttattgtgtttaatGGTTTTATCGACTAACAATTCATTAAGTTATGTAAGAAAACACTTTGTAACAGCACGTAAAACAGTTCCATATTTTACAACAGAAGGCGCAAGCTCGGATTGTTATACGGAACTGGCAAGATAGAATAGCAGCCTCTTTGCCGTTCCCTATGAAaagcatttgtataaaaaaaaccgGAAAATATAGGCGTAGCGCCGCCTGGTGTTACACTTTGAGACACTCGTTTTATGCAACCGAGTGGCGAATTGCATTATGTTTGCTACATTCGGCAAAACGCTATTCGTCGATCGGTGTTGCTATGCGTTATTCGTAGATCGATGCTCGCTATATTCGGTTATATGTTAATCGTCGATCGATGTTCGCTATATTCGGCTATGCGTTATTCGTCGATCAATGCTCGCTATATTCGGCTATGCGTTATTCGTCGATCGATCCTCGCTATATTCGGCTATGCGTTATTCGTCGATCGATGCATGCTATATTTGGCTATGCGTTATTCGTCGATCGATACTTGCTATATTCGGCTATGCGTTAATCGTCGACCGATGCTTGCTATATTCGGCTATGGGTTATTCGTCGACCGATGCTCGCAATATTCGGTTAAATATATGCTTGATATATTCGGCTATGCGTTATTCGTCGACCGATGTTTGCTATGTTCGGCTATGCGTAAATCGTCGACCGATGCTTGCTATATTCGGCTATGCGTTATTCGACGACCGATGCTTGCTATATTCGGCTATGCATTTTTCGTCGATCGATGCTTGCTATATTCGGCGATCGATGCATGCTATATTCGGCTATACGATTTTCGTCGACCGATGCATGCTATATTCGGTTATGCGTTTTTCGTCGACCAATGCTTGCTATATTTGACTATGCGTTAATCGTCGATCGATGCTTGCTATTCGTTATATTCGGCTATGGGTAATTCGTCGATCGATGCTCGCTTTATTTGCTATGGGTTATTCGTCGTTCGATTCTCGCTATATTCGGCTATGGGTTATTCGTCGACCGATGCTCGCTATATTCGGCTATAGGTAATTCGTCGATTGATGCTCGCTATATTTGGCTATGGGTTATGCGTCGATCGATTCTCGCTATATTCGGCTATGCGTTATTCGTCAATTATCGATGCTCGCTTTATTCGGCTATGAATTATTCGTCGACCGATGCTTGCTATATTCGGCCTTGGGTTATTCGTCCATCGATGCTCGCTATATTCGGCTATGCGTTTTTCGTCGATCGATGTCCGTTATATTCGGCAATGCGTTATTCGTCGACCGATGCTTGCTATATTCGGCTATACGTTATTCGTCGACCGATGCTCGCTATATTCGGTTATAGGTTAATCGTCGATCGATTCTCGCTTTATTCGGCTATGGGTTATTCGTCGATCGATGCTAGCTATAATGGGCTATGCGTTATTCGTCGATCGATTTTCGCTATATTCGGCTATGTGTTATTCGTCGATCGATGCTCGCTGTATAGGGCTATGCGTTTTTCGTCGATCGATGTTCGTTATATTCGGCTATGGGTTATTCGTCGATCGATGCTTGCTATATTTGGCTATGGGTTATTCGTCGATCGATGCTTGCTATATTCGGCTATACGTTATTTGTCGATCGATGCTTGCTATATTGGGCTATGCGTTTTTCGTCGATCGATATTCGCTATATTCGGCTATGGGTTATTTGTCCATCGATGCTTGCTATATTCGGCTATGCGTTTTTCGTCGATCGATGTTCGCTATATTCGGCTATGGGTTATTCGTCGACCGATGCTTGCTATATTCGGCTATGCATTATTCGTCGACCGATGCATGCTGTATTCGGTTATACGTTAATCGTCGATCAATTCTCGCTATATTCGGCTATGGGTTATTCGTCGACCGATGCTCGCAATATTCGGTTAAATATATGCTTGATATATTCGGCTATGCGTTATTCGTCGACCGATGTTTGCTATGTTCGGCTATGCGTAAATCGTCGACCGATGCTTGCTATATTCGGCTATGCGTTATTTGACGATCGGTGCTTGCTATATTGGACTATGCGTTATTCGTCGATCGATGCTCGCTTTATTCGGCTATGTTTTATACATCGATCGATGCTTGCTATATTGGACTATGCGTTATTCGTCGATCGATGTTCGCTATATTCGGCTTTGCGTTATTCGTCGACCGATGCTTGCTATATTCGGCTATGCGTTATTTGACGATCGATGCTTGCTATATTGGACTATGCGTTATTCGTCGATCGATGCTCGCTATATTCGGCTATGTTTTATACATCGATCGATGCTTGCTATATTGGACTATGCGTTATTCGTCGATCGATGTTCGCTATATTCGGCTTTGCGTTATTCGTCGACTTATGCTTGCTATATTCGGCCTTTCGTTTATCGTGTTGAATAACGCAAAACGAATTGAGACTGAAAGTAACCCAAAAGATAGCAAGAGTAAGAAgctaataaaatacatattcaacagttTAAGAGACATTGACTGTTTAATAATTGAGCGCTAAATAAATCGGAAAACATACGCATGCACAAATATGTACGATATAGGAACGGTGAATGTCACTTTTGACCAACCACGATACCCGAAGCCAGCAATACAGTTGCTTAAAACAAATTCATGGTGCGATTAAGCAAGACCGAACAGGCAAAGAGcaactttatttattcaataatattcCATACACACTATACTCGTGCATTGTTACGATATTTCAAGCCACCATAACTGCAGTCTAaccatttatttgatttaaggATAAGAGCAAATCAGGATGGCAGTGTCCTTTAAGAGAACGTAACACTTATGAGATACGGCTAAATATCTAAGGCCTAAGTTGTGTTATCTCATCTCATCTCATCAATAGTTTCTTACCATGGAACACATCGCGAGAGCTCTGTCATACACACATGACCGTAGAAAACGTTTTCGAAGGCAATGTTTAAAAGCAGTTATCTGTTGTATGACTAGTTCGTGAAACATGGCAGGAGACTTCTCTCGCCGTGAAAATGCCAAGTACTCTGACCACAATCTAAAGAAACAATCCAtacattcatgtttaaaagACACCAGCCTCCTCTTGAAtcaaaaattgtattatttctgaagtttaacattaaaaaaattaagtttCTGTTccaacatgaaaataaataataaaccgATCATGAGAGTTcgattttaaatatgcatagGCTTACATTAGTAATACAATCGATGATTTTGGAAACGAGGGCACTCTAATTAAGCAACATGTAACAAGATAACTGATGATAGATGATAAATTGTGtcacaaattcaatttaaatcattaccatttttacaacgtGTATAAGTCctaatatatatctttttttcccGTAACTTCatgattaaaatatacatacatctTTTATCAAAAATCATTAAGTTAAGTTCATTACAATAATACACGTATTGAATTGTTCAAACTAAGTGTCATTACCTGAttaaaaaacaagacaaaaatgAAAGCATCTctcaattaaataaatcaatggaaactacagagacatgCCAAGAAACCTCAATTTTACCACGAGCCACACAAACACTTACGAGATACACACACATATCAAACTAAAGTGTGATTGGCAAGTGTTTGGGCAACCAACGTGGTACGATAAAAGGCTACGCAAAAATTTCATAAGTCATgtcattcagtttaaataaaagttaatgGCCGGCAATCTTTGAGCCCTTCATCTCAAGTTGAAGTAGTTGGAAGTCGAAGCGTAACCTTAACATCGGGAACATGGATCGGGCTTTACTTATTATTAGCTTGTATGAGAACCTTAAGAAAACCCACCGAGATCCCGTTGTGAACAAACCAACTTTGGACCTCCATTAGAAATTACTCTAGGAAGTCTTGGCCAATATCTTTATCTTAAATGAGTACGATAAGATGTGACGAATGACAAAAGTCTGTACCAACATATATGTAACGGTTATATGGATCAAAGTGACAGAGATGCCACGTCATGTAAtggtattaataaaataatgtttaatacagACCTATTGACAGGGTTTCGCACACTGAGAATGATCCTGGTGCCGTGAAACATGTGATATATATACTGCGGGTTGTTTTCAATCGGCTCCATCTTTCCTTTGTTGTTTCCAAGGTATTGCCAAAAATGGCTGCCCTCCAGGGTGTTGATACTAAAATCTCCTAAAATGTCAGAAACACGTAAGTACTTAAACACCTTTAAACTCCCTAAGGCTACACCACCAAATTGATATTCCTTTCCACGGATTTACGGCGcctatttatttaattttcttttaaataaacaccaaaatGGTTTTGTTGTCTTTTTGCCACCACACCTACATTTTCATCGCGGACTGGTGTTTTGTGTTTCCTTGCTTTTTGGAAGCTgcaatttaattgatttgagTTTTACTATGCAGTGACTCACTCTTAATTGTAAAGGGAAGTACCCGATGCGAGGAGTTTTATTGGTTTAGCATTGGTAAACATCATTTCGAACAATTAATAGTGGCCTCTGGTAAACATGTGTTACATagtttttaaactgaattactGTTTTCTCTCATAAACGAATACCTGTTTTCCgacgattgttttcaaaaagtaagAATGCCTATCATTTGACAGTGCAGTATGTTCCATGAACACaattaggaaatatttttcaaGGTGATAAGAATATATTGCAGCTTGCCAAAGCCTTTGAATGTAGTGacttcttaaagatgcactcttactcccagataagatttaccacaattaataatattggtttaatattccaaaaatgatgaataaatgttgatcaGTCAAAATTtctgtttgttatacatgtacatgtgtatgtattgattttgaataagagtgtcacttaaagttctaaattgttttatgttgcatatttcaaaacatgcacTAAAAGTTTTAGCTTATCATTGATAGACGTATTAGGCACAACTAACCATTTAAATTCCCCAGCCCCCCAAAAAGTGTCTTAATACAAGTGTGGTAGAATTGCAGAATACCTGTAATCCAATTGTGTGCTTGATCTTCAGTAGCTGTACGTAAAGCCTTGGCAATAGGAGAAAAGAACTGGCTAAAACCTTGGAATCCAAATTTCATGTATCGTGGCCCTGAAAtgcattgttgaaaatataattatgtagttgtttttgaataaaacaaaagcgAATTCTAAGTtctaccaaaaattgttcaagtttatcaattattaatcaGATAAGAGAATACCAGTACTGGTTTTGACCCTGGTAACGACACAAGAATGATTCATATCTGTTTATAGCTGCCCTTTCAACCGTGATGAATTAGCATAAAGCAAATCGCTtaaaatagtatacatgtaaacGACAATCCCAGAATTGCTTACGTTACACAAAGAAACTACTGACGAGGAGAAGCGGACAATACAAACAGTACTTCATAATGTAATTAAAGCTACGGGGACCAAAACTTGAGCTCTCTGTACAATAACACTGATTGCAGCATTAGcagaatataattttcttagtttgaatgaaatgaaaaggaAG
Proteins encoded in this region:
- the LOC128230974 gene encoding carbohydrate sulfotransferase 15-like: MADNFSLSRKFKNPCWYNEEGSLNCLPYMYLVGIPKCGTTDLFGKIIAHPDFVRPIAKEPGWLSDKRFWPRYMKFGFQGFSQFFSPIAKALRTATEDQAHNWITGDFSINTLEGSHFWQYLGNNKGKMEPIENNPQYIYHMFHGTRIILSVRNPVNRLWSEYLAFSRREKSPAMFHELVIQQITAFKHCLRKRFLRSCVYDRALAMCSMMHLRRGLYSVFLADYLSVFPRDQILVHRLEDMSDDREHALNTTYAFLGLHPMSKADLESVSRGGHSNRRRQADVSIGDMWLSTRTLLYQFYKPFNEMLAKLLKDSRFEYGLY